The sequence GAGTTGAGTCATTTCGTGGCTTCCTTTTTCTACAGCTGTTCCAGCTCTTGCCTATCCTgtgtcttttgttttatttcttgcGTGTTATTCCTCGTTTTGCCTCTGTCCAGCTTCTTCTCAGTCTTCCTTTCTTGTTTTTGTAAGAATATATATGTTTATCCCATTATCCTTACGTGGCTgagatattttagtttttttcctGGATTTTGTTTCGAATtggtttcaaattaaaattttctctcataatgttattctttattttgtcGTATCTTGTTTAATTTCTCttagaaatttcatttatgtCTTCTCTATTTTGCTTTTTGATTCCTGATTATTTATTGTTAGAGTCTACcaccaaaaaaattacattctgatttctcaaataaaatttttaaccatcGAACTTTccttcaattcaaaattttgtggGTGGAAAATAATCATTCATAAGCACAAGAGGttagaaaataatcgattattttcgattgctCGGGCGGTATTCGTTACCATTATATAATAAAGAACTTTCTCTCcccaaaaaataaagaaaactgcTTCCAAACGCATTTCTGCTTGCTCAGCGGCATTAAAGATCAATTTGATTTGCTTATATCTAAACTTGGAAGCTATTCTGAAATGATTAACTGCGAGTTTAAGACGACTTTTTGAGAAGCTTCAAAAGTGGTTACTATAGCAACATATATGGTTGGGCCCACCGAAAAACTGTGataaatttcttctatttcttatttcttagaccttttttatattaatgcttaaaactataaaaaaacctaattttaaaatagaagagacctaaaatcaagaacatctaGATGCATTAAAACTGTGATATTGGTAAAAACCACGTTGCCAAGTGTATAATCACTTATTTATTCGCGGTAAATATGATCAATTCGTTAATTTCTATTGGctaattttatcaaatcaaaataataccgaaaaaataatactttttggaacacaaataaaaattctgGGAATCTTTTGAAAGATGGAGTAGATATTATTTTCTCTCCGTTATTGAGtgtatttcgataaatatttaatcaattcatcatttatttgaattacaATTTAATCGTCATATTACATTtacattgatataaataatataatgatacGCTACTGAATGTTACGAGGACCTAGGAAATAGTCTCTTTGAATGATACATATCTCTCTCTACCTTACGGTTATTgctattttctattcttttttaataacccCCACACTAACGACAAAAGCAATGTTGTCATATTGAAATTCTTAAGGCAAagacttttatatatttttgataataaatccACGTTATTGTATCTTCAGTATCAACAGTAAGATGTTTTCATTAGAGAGGATAATTGTCCAGTATTTTGTAATGTGTAATTGATtaatcacaaataaaataaactagcATCAGTGTCGTTAACTAAAGTCAAATAAAGTCCTAGGTATTTAATATCTACTATTTTGAATCTAATTATATTGAAGTgcaattattattcttttaaatCAGTCGTTGGAAGTTATCCCGAAAAATTTCTACTAACATCTTCACTTATGGAAGGTATAGTCGCTTCTACGGTGGACGATTTCTTTTTAGAATCTAACGCcctttttgaattttccacgAATTCCATTAAACCTCTTGACATAAAATACGGTCTGTTTTCGCCGTCGTTCTTCTCGCAGTCTTCAcagaaacacaaaaaaattgtgtCTATCAccatcttaaaaaaaaatagtacagTTGATTTGAGtcaagttcattttttttatttcaatcatatttttcgaaatactCACTTCATATACTGTCATAAAACAGTGTGAGACAAAATATGCAAATAAACCAGATAATGTAATTGGTACCCACATGTGCTGAAGACCTTCTTTATcctaaaatatgattaattattcaaataattcatcaagaaattgaattattagaataaaaatgttgtattattgataggaaaataaaatttggtttATGATGAAGTTTTTAGTATGTACACaaatattagtaaataatttagcgtgtaagtgttagtgaatagttagtgtataaataaattatgtaagatacaccgtgtgtataaattcaaGTCGACCGAGAAACTTCTAGAGATGTCCAGAAGTGCAATGCATCTACTATGCACAGCTGGAAAGTCAAAACGACTTACCAAACAATCCAATCTAATTATTTGGTATCAATAATGACATACTGAATGAGAGacgaataatttttaaaggTGTACAGATAATGTAGTTCTATCGATTtcaatcatataaataaatagtgaagtgagtagttttatttttcaaaagtttatatATTATGCTGTTTTTCTGCGGATGTTTATATCGAATTCAACTATAGCATTATAAAAAACTCATATTCTATTATAAAGTACAGTCCTGTTCTATGGTTTCGCTTCCGTGGTTCACGTGCGTACGAAATGACACGGGCGTGCTTTTGTTTCTATCTtgtctacttaaaataaataaacaggaATTTCACAAAAACATGACCTACTTGAAGTATTTTGATTCCTATTAGAACAGTTGCTATGACCACTACAACTTTTCCCAAAAATAATACGAAATCACCAACAGAATTGATTGCTGCCACTCGCAATATATTTGCAGTAAGGAGCTTATAGGCTTGCTGTCCTGCTTTACAAAAAGGAAGTCCAAAAATAGCtgaaagtaatttatttttaaaatattccaattgaaaaatgtttaaaataaaatcattaactcatataattactttaaatgaaatttttacctATAAAATAGGATACACTTGAAGTTTAGcgtcaaaatattttgctgAAATTTGCCTCATAAATTATGACTAGCGTGATGTAGAAAGTTAGTGTAGGTCAGTGTCCGAATTCCAAGCAAATAAATTTAACACAGAATTATACAAAACGgagataatatttcatttaattgagAGATTTAAGGTAAGTAAACGAATAATTATTGTAGAAttataccaaaatatttcatctaaacttatattcattcatattcaaaataactttacCTCCAAATACTTATTTTGATTAAGGTGGTCATAATTTTGGGACCAAAGCTGAAGTTTGCtacaaaaagtaatttatattgTAAAGCAGAGTTTGTAATCAAACCCAAACAGAATATAATACCAATTTATGAGTATATTGTTCATGAAACTACACCGACGCATATATTTTTCACGATGTAATGCATTTCAAACATCACACTCTCTGTTAGTTgagagattatttttttatatacctttTAAAACGATCTTAGCtatgtataataaatgaatattttcatatgaaaatttgaatcaaacttTTAAAGCGGGACATTTAGCTGTCCCCACGGGCATCTTGTACACGCCCAGACATGACAGCTAAATCGGTATTctgaatttttgttcaaatctaAGTGTTCTtagatatttatactgaactgTTTATTTAATACCACTCACGAATTATAAAGCAACGCAATGAATTTGTTTCAACAACCAAACGAATCAACCACGAACAATTAGGTTAGGATTTAGGATAAGGTGtcaaataatttactatttcaAGAAATTGAACGCGATTCgtgatttattgaataaattatagatAAGCTAAATAAATATGTACTTACCAACTTCAATGTAAGCATTTCTAGTTAAATATTTCAGTATCTTTTCGAAACAATACAAACAACAGTGACAGCACTTTAATAAACAGTCGACGATTTTTCCCTCCCTATTTCGCAAAAACTTTTCAAGTAACTTCATCAACATTCTGATAAATTGTACAGTTGCAATAAGACATGAACCTAAAGCTACAGATCCTAAATGGAACCTTATCAAATTTCCAGTACTCTGTATAACAGGTGTACCCAAAGAAGATTTGTCTCTAgaaagtaaaaattaatttgttactttattttttgttgaataggAGTGTATAGTGATAATTTGGTTCGtattcagaataaaaaaataagaattgtaattaaaatatagtaaaataaagttacaataatatatttactaatattataatGGGGTTTTCATGATTAATTGCCTcttcattttaaaattgttatagaTATATGTATAGACAATAACATGACCTCTATCATGTGAAATTTGGTCGCTTTGCGAAGCTCTTTTCAGGGAAGACCCACCACTCTTCTTACACCTACTCCATTTCTGCCTATCCAAAGCTAATTGTTTCTAGTTTTTCACCCTTAATCTTTCCAAATCCTTCTCTACCACTGTCTTTCTCTTTCTTTTCCTCAGCTTCCAGTCCAGCTCCCCATATGTGTCCCAACCGTCTTACTCTTGCTTTTCCAGCAGTGTCAAATCCAGATTATGCGATGGCCATGCACCATAATCAATCCAAAGATCAAATCTATACGGAGGCGATATTTCAATGCTTCAGCAGAAAAAACTCATTCCAAAAGAATAGGCCCCACAATTTTATTGTACACAATGCCAAACTAagcagaaaattaaaaatacactccgaaaatgattgtttttttagCTGATAATGAATGTACGCGTTATTTCATGGACGCACTGTATATTAACTCGACCTAACTAATATTAATATTCGGAAACTTTGGAGCATTCTGTCTAACAAaggtatttataaaaaataatcaatttacagtaaaaataatagaataatattaacaatttccattgatttttgTCAACTGGTAACTATTGACATAACAAGAAGAAATATCATCATCAAATAAATTGGTTGCGTTaagcaaacaaacaaaattatagtgAAAACAATGTTTACCGTTTGAAGTACCAAATGCTGACAGCTCCGGCTATAATCATATGCTGACAACCAATTATGAACTGCACCATCCATAACATCGCGATAAAGTTGTACCATCTTGTAAATTTCATCCAAGCGTCTTTTTCGTAGAAAAAAACGTTAAGACGATACTCACTTAATGTACCAGAACTTTCtattaaaagagaaaatatgaaCCATAGTGCAACGACTGTGCCTAATGAGAGGAAAGTCTGAAATGAAAATtgctatttatataaaaattaatccaACCAATAAATCATCTCTaattcaaaacatatttttttttcacaccT comes from Diorhabda carinulata isolate Delta chromosome 8, icDioCari1.1, whole genome shotgun sequence and encodes:
- the LOC130896949 gene encoding choline transporter-like protein 1 isoform X1; amino-acid sequence: MGGGFSSDRVQPDEVNPSENLKKSESEETENFQIKNRSSTDVFFLIVFLIFLTALICSLSYCFFYGDIYRVINGYDNCGNICGRDNKNLKNQNDGKKSPQCLGTDKVNEPYHIVLQQQSSKGMNRICTSDCNQYPGYRKFFNRCMPNQSEAVVNKVFSRTGLSNFFTEVSEDFQICWTEICYLCLIALVLSCLLLALFRFLVGFVVWIVLMGSLSACVIATVVLWILWKHSKNYMDDIPDNLVPDVDARKTNTYLVFAILTTIATVIISLIIFVMRKRIELVVQLFEESGKAIAAMPILLFQPILTFLSLGTVVALWFIFSLLIESSGTLSEYRLNVFFYEKDAWMKFTRWYNFIAMLWMVQFIIGCQHMIIAGAVSIWYFKRDKSSLGTPVIQSTGNLIRFHLGSVALGSCLIATVQFIRMLMKLLEKFLRNREGKIVDCLLKCCHCCLYCFEKILKYLTRNAYIEVAIFGLPFCKAGQQAYKLLTANILRVAAINSVGDFVLFLGKVVVVIATVLIGIKILQDKEGLQHMWVPITLSGLFAYFVSHCFMTVYEMVIDTIFLCFCEDCEKNDGENRPYFMSRGLMEFVENSKRALDSKKKSSTVEATIPSISEDVSRNFSG
- the LOC130896949 gene encoding choline transporter-like protein 1 isoform X2, with the protein product MGGGFSSDRVQPDEVNPSENLKKSESEETENFQIKNRSSTDVFFLIVFLIFLTALICSLSYCFFYGDIYRVINGYDNCGNICGRDNKNLKNQNDGKKSPQCLGTDKVNEPYHIVLQQQSSKGMNRICTSDCNQYPGYRKFFNRCMPNQSEAVVNKVFSRTGLSNFFTEVSEDFQICWTEICYLCLIALVLSCLLLALFRFLVGFVVWIVLMGSLSACVIATVVLWILWKHSKNYMDDIPDNLVPDVDARKTNTYLVFAILTTIATVIISLIIFVMRKRIELVVQLFEESGKAIAAMPILLFQPILTFLSLGTVVALWFIFSLLIESSGTLSEYRLNVFFYEKDAWMKFTRWYNFIAMLWMVQFIIGCQHMIIAGAVSIWYFKRDKSSLGTPVIQSTGNLIRFHLGSVALGSCLIATVQFIRMLMKLLEKFLRNREGKIVDCLLKCCHCCLYCFEKILKYLTRNAYIEVAIFGLPFCKAGQQAYKLLTANILRVAAINSVGDFVLFLGKVVVVIATVLIGIKILQDKEGLQHMWVPITLSGLFAYFVSHCFMTVYMVIDTIFLCFCEDCEKNDGENRPYFMSRGLMEFVENSKRALDSKKKSSTVEATIPSISEDVSRNFSG